ATTCCTTTGTGCTTTTAGGTAGTACTTTCCTCATCTCAATAGTCTTGTATTTacttttttatgcttttagatactattattgttatcgCTATTAGGTACTGTTATTGCTATTAggtactattattgttattgctattaggTACTGTTATTGCTATTGGGATTGCAGTATTGCTCGACAAAATACACATACATCAAAGAGATACAAGAGATACAAACGCCTACATTTTTAACAGTGCTCGTGCCACCTGCATTGGAGAAAAGTCTTTTTTTATAGGCACTAAACTCTCTTTGTTGACACTAGGGTTTTTTTGTAGGTATTAGGGTCTGTTTGTAGACACCATGTTTAGTTTCGCTAACATGTCATCAGTTTTACAAATTTGATCTTTGCAACGCTTACCGTCGTTTCTCAGTGATATCAACCTCTTTTAGTTTAATTAACTTGAGTTTTACTTCTAGCATTCATCTTATTCAGTTGATCAGTGAGTTCTAACatacattgtttattttttctgttaTGTTTGTTTGTGGTTTAGAGAAAAATGTCATTGTTAGTATTTATTGCAAGAATGAATTGAATCTTTGACCCACAACCAACAACtgacaacaatttttaaaaaattatgttgcgTTATATTGCAAGGTATATACACACATGATTGGCTAACCAATGTGGTATATGTGCAGCTCGCTTTGATAAAACATGACAATTTAATTTCAGTTGGTAGCTAACCTAGTCAGTGTACCATTCAATGCTATTTCCATGCATCGGCCATGACACGCTGCGTTGACATAACATGAACTGTTTGTCTATCACTCAGCTTGCCTAATTCTATTTAACAGGTGGCTGCATCCGACGTTGTTTATCTCTTTGATGCATACACTATGGGTCATACCTGTATATTTTATGGATTGGATTCTGTGCTCACAAGTCCATCTATACTTAAGGTTATATACTCTCTTTGTGACAAATTTGCTTCACTAGCAGAATTATTTGTTGAGTGATTCAATTGTTAGTCCGAGATCATTGAGTTACTTCGTGTACTCGATGGTACTGTAATAAAGCTACTCTGTATTATCATTAGAATGATAATAGGTTTGCTCAatggtataataataataattgtctacAGGTAACACACGACTGCAGGTATATATCAGACCTCCTCTTCCACCAATACAACATAAAGATGGTCAACATATTTGACACACAGGTACTCATTTCCGTTGTCATTAAGAGCACGTCTTTGTAATGTTTGATTTGACcctaaaaatcagttttttgcATCGATCAACTCGATGACTGCCTGTCAtgttacttattattattatcatcaataATATCAATGGCTAAGCACTATTCAGACAAGTTGTTAGCTATTTGACAAGGATGCAGTGTTAGTTACGCtacagttaaaaatatttttagcaggaTATTTCTGAATTTCCAAGTTTTTTTAATGCGAATTGCTCTGCAAGCATTATTTGTAGAATAAATGACCTATTATTGTTTTCCCGAATTTGTGACATTTAACTGGCCTATTTAAGTATCTGTAATATTTTGCATCATTGCATTACCTAGAGTGGGAATTAGTAGCAGTTTGGGAGTAGTAGTTATGGAGTTGCTAGTTTTTTTTGTAACTCACATTTAGAGTGTGATTCCATACTCGCTAGAGTTGTATGGTTCATGTAACTCAGGCTAAACtgttttacatttttaggtAACTTTATTCGATACATTTAGTGTTAGTTTTAATCTTAAACAGTTTTTCTCCTTGTTCAACCTGCCATATGCAAACAGTCATGCCTAGTTGCTACCTTAAGAACCAGTCAGTCTCATGAGGTCAAAGGATGCAGAAAAACATTGTCCCTACAATATCTATATGTGTTCTACTGCACAATGCAGGTAGCTGCAGTCATCGAATCTCGTACTATGAATGGTGGACATTATCCGGCGTATGTCAGAAGTCTACAGAGTTTGGTGGAAGATCTTCTGCcaatagaaaaaaatgaatatCACGTTTACAAGATTCGTCAAGCATTCAAAGATGTGAGTTCACATTTGCTGGGTTACAGCTATTTGTCAGACATTCTAGGGGTTGCTAAACTACTACAGTTGGTCATTTAGATCTGCGCAGTTATGACAGCCGGGATACACCTGATCGTTCCTGCACAACATTTTGGTATAGTACGCTAAATCTCAGAAGTGGTACACTTTACATTCATCATACAAGATTAGATTTTCTTGAAAATTCTTGTTGGTGCGCTGTCTGCAGACTGATATTGCTTGCTGATATAGTTCCTGCCAATTGCCTCAAATGGCTTTTTAAACTTGAAAGCCAGTTTTTATTACAGAGAATAGGTATCAACTTAGGTGTAGAATTGTTGGTTTGAGTACTGATAAGTATAAGGACGCGTGATTATTTGGCAAGGTACTATATAGTTTTTCATTCACGGCTCTTAATTATTTGCGTTTATTTCTGTCCCTTACATGCAGGAAATGTCCGAAATGCAAATGTAGATTTTTATGTTTATGATCATTAAACTGCCTCACTATCCttctattatagactgaggAAAAGATATGGTCACAACGGCCAATGCATCACTATCTTTTGGACTCTCTCGCTAAGACTGTTTCCTATATGCTGGAGTTAAGAGAGATTCTTATTAGAAGAATGATGAATGACTTCTATGCGGCTATAGATGCGTATGTCAGCATCTACAGAGACTTGACTGACGAGGAATCAAGAAGAGAGCAGGTGAGCCTGTTTATACACTTTCCTTCTCCGTTTAGCCAAGTATACTCTGCTTAGCTATTTGACATAATTCTTCTTTCCTACGTGCTATCACTTTTTTACTCAACATTTATTGCTAGAAAAGATTACCAGCTGGCTGACCGCACTATTTTCAAACATTATATTCATAGTAAACATCAACAATCATCTTCAACATCTCCTCAAAGCGAATTATTCAATGGATAAAATGGTTTAGTTTTTGCTGATTACGAGCTTGTCCAGTCTTGGGCTCTTTATTGTGTTTGCCTCTGAATTATTATTTCCCCAAACATGGCTGAACTTGAACAAATGGACACTCAGCGTACTCGAATTCGACTTTATATTATCACCGATGTGCTCCATAACATAAACAGTCACTGCTATTGTTGGGCTAGCCATCCAAAATAACAGAAGAGTTGTATTTGACAGTAGGTGCTTGAGTTACTACACATTCCCTTCAAAGATATCcatgttgttgttgtttttttagCCGGATCAACACGTTCTTCCAGCGGTTTTTCGAGGCTTCCAGCGCAGAGATGAACTGAGATCTCGCAGAACCCAGTCTAAAGAAGGAGAGCATATGTTTAATTCAGATGGTTTAGTTGAGACTGTTGAGAACCCTAGCGATTTATACTATAAGAGAGATTCTATCATGCACTCGCGGGCTAGGAACAGTTCACAAGCTTCTAGTTCGGGTAGGCACATAAAGCCATTACATGAGGATTTTAATGTGCAAAGGCCGGCTTGTAGACTTTTGACGCATTCTTTTCCAATTTTAGCAGTAAAGTCACACAGACAGCCAGGCGCCAGCAGTTATGTTGTTCCAGTGCATCTTCAAAAGTTGTTGCCAAAACCACTTGATTCACCAACCATTCCAGCTTCTTCCAATAGCGAATCTACTCCATTAATTTCAGCCCCGTCTACGTCAAAATGTGCTACCTCTTCTCGTTCTACTTTCGTGTCTACAGTGTTTAACAATCCTGCACAGACAGATGCTAGCCCTGTAGTTGATAGTTCTCAGCATGTCAGCGCCGCAACAAGCAGCAATGTAACTGTAGAGGAGACAAACCCATCTACAGGTAAATATGGGTATCTCTATGTGAAAACGTTTTACAATACGTCTATCACTACTCCATTAAGTATATCACACCCTAGTAGTATCACACCCTAGCCTAGAGTCTTTTATTCTTACTATGCCTTTGCAGGCTTGACGAAAGACTTCGACAAAAAAACTAACTCACCAGTTTCAGATCAGCACTCATGCCGGTTGAAGTAAGTGCTCaggcatatatacatatgtagctTGTTTTGTTTGTAAGTAGGGATAGTTTAGTTAATCTGTCTACCATGAATTCTATATTTATGGTAACAAATCATTTCCCATTCCATTGAACAGGAAAAGTGGCTAACATTGCTGTTATATTTAACACTACTGCAAGCAATGTTCAATAGTTTAAGCGGGAAATTTAGCTTACCAGCTTTCAACTGAAGCTATGATATAATGAAGTTTTCAAACTTCTGAGTTTGCCTGAAATTATTCTAATTCATAAATTTTCTGAACTTTGCATAGTCCTAGCTTATGGtgatataaatgtataattatCCTATTGTGGGTCTCTACTAACAGAAAGCTTGTAATCAATATCAAACTTTCTTCTATTAACACTCATGCTATTTCTTATGGTGTTTGTCTTACAGTGTTCATCAAAACAGTGACAGTAGTAGGATGCTAGGAGTAGCTGGTGCTGAGCGGTAACAaccatttatttatatattatattacctaTACCTTCgcaatataatttatttcaatatgGTGTAATTTacttatacaatgtatatgaaGTATTTTATACTTAGCATCTCAATGCAGTATGAAGGGAAGATCTAGGGAGATAATTCTATGATTGTTTTAGCATAATTTCATAATTTATTACTGTAAAAATTAGTCAACACAAATGTACTCTTGCTGGTCTAGTTGGGTGTagtgcaaatacatgtatatcaaaatatatttatagaggCAGTCAATCGCACAAGTCGTCCAGTTGTACTACTCTACACTTTTAGGACATATCGTGTGGGCCGTGGATCCCCCATCTCCTCTTCTCCAAAAGTTCCATACGTGCAGTATCAGAGAATGACTCAAACGGGCATCCCAGAGGATGATTATGATAGCGGAGTTGATAGCGGAACTAATCCTCAAGTCTACCCAGAGCATCTTATTAATACCACGGTATGCTTTCATCTCTTTTCTGTCAAGTATTGACATCTGATGCGTATAAACATTGCACCAGTTCGCTGCCGATGTCTGTGGTACTGATAGATAAGTTGGAAGCCATCGCGAGATAGCCACTTGTCACTATCTACAATTTTTGAGTGCTCATTTTTTATCTCTGAACATCTTCCATCCTAAATAAATTGTTTATTATATGCATAATCAGTATATACTGCTGTTCACCCTGGGCCATGATAATCTGGGTTGTTCATCTCGTGCTTCAATTGCACCTCTATTTAAAGGGTTGTGTCAGCggcttccagaactttgagaaGATGGGTCATGCGCTCCTTAGCATTGACACTTTACCTGAAGAGTTTGATATCAGGGCAGCTAGTCGGCAGGAATTACAGTTACTGTCAAAAACATCCAGCAATACGAATGTAAGTAGAAACCGCATCTAATATAACTATACATGTAGGTGGGCAAATACACTACACCAAATTTTAACTGTTTAAAAAtctttcattttcaagttttctTTTGAGATTATATAATTTGTGTTATAAAATATCCAAGTGTAGGAGTTGTAAGATTGAAGTGGTATATTTAAACAGGAAGAGTGTATGAGTCGTAAGGTTGAAGTGGTATATTTAAACAGTGAGAGTGTATGAGTTGTAAGGCTGAAGTGGTATATTTAAACAGCAAGAGTGTATGAGTTGTAAGGCTGAAGTGGTATATTTAAACAGTAAGAGTGTATGAGTCGTAAGGTTGAAGTGGTATATTTAAACAGCAAGAGTGTATGAGTTGTAAGGCTGAAGTGGTATATTTAAACAGCAAGAGTGTATGAGTTGTAAGGCTGAAGTGGTATATTTAAACAGTAAGAGTGTATGAGTCGTAAGGTTGAAGTGGTATATTTAAACAGTGAGAGTGTATGAGTTGTAAGGCTGAAGTGGTATATTTAAACAGTAAGAGTGTATGAGTTGTAAGGCTGAAGTGGTATATTTAAACAGTAAGAGTGTATGAGTTGTAAGGCTGAAGTGGTATATTTAAACAGTGAGAGTGTATGAGTCGTAAGGTTGAAGTGGTATATTTAAACAGTAAGAGTGTATGAGTTGTAAGGCTGAAGTGGTATATTTAAACAGTAAGAGTGTATGAGTTGTAAGGCTGAAGTGGTATATTTAAACAGTAAGAGTGTATGAGTCGTAAGGTTGAAGTGGTATATTTAAACAGTAAGAGTGCATGAGTCGTAAGGTTGAAGTGGTATATTTAAACAGTGAGAGTGTATGAGTCGTAAGGTTGAAGTGGTATATTTAAACAGTAAGAGTGTATGAGTCGTAAGGTTGAAGTGGTATATTTAAACAGTAAGAGTGTATGAGTCGTAAGGTTGAAATGGTATATTTAAACAGTAAGAGTGTATAAGTTGTAAGGTTGAAGTAAGAACAATAGAGAACATGCGGCATCAGTATAGAATTTGCGGCACCAGTAGAGGTGTGAAAGATCAGAGCAGTCTCAGTTAACCTGCATTAGAAATCTCTGATTATTAATATAGCCCTCTTGCTTTCACTAACTCTGGCAGGTGTTTTCTCCTGTTTTTCAGATAATCCCAAgtataaatttggtaaaatgacctgaattctttttaaaattcattaaattttttatccAGGTAAGCAGCGGGAGTAAGGAAAAGGCTTCGGAGAGATGGAACCATAGTCTAGGTCTAAATGCCCCAAACACGACACTTGTGTAAGTAATTTTTATACGCTAACATATGCCAATTACGAGGTCTAATCCAAAAGTTCCAGCAATGAAGCGATAACTCCAAACGCGTTGCTTCAACTTGCTTATTTAGTTACCCTTTCAAAGTACTCCCTTTAAATATTGATACCCTTGTCACGCCTCTTCTGGCATGATGCCAGGCAGTGCTGAAAGCCATCGGCGTCGATGCTGTCTAGCTCTCTCGTTGTTGCATGTTGAATCCATTTTACACTGTCAAATTTGGTCTGTCTCGCAGTaagttttaatttataaaatggCCAGAAGTCACAAGGAGTCAGATTTTGTAGATACAAATGATGAGGCAGCACAACCATGTTGTTATTAGTGCAATACTACTTCACAGAAAACGGCAAGTGCAAAGGTAGGCGTGGCATAAACTTTGCTGAGAGTCTTCTCAAGTTTAAAACGACAGTTCAAATCCATTGAACAGTCCCAAAACCACCTGCAATCTCTCCAGATATCTTTGTAACAGTTAGACAATGATCTGTaatgactagtgacctcacactgtcaATTGATGAACAAGTTCTTTGTGAGGCTGGTCTGCCAAACCTTGCATCATCTTCTACTCtctctaccttcacaaaaacAATTGTGCCATTCAAAGACTGGGATTTTTCAGAGCACTATCTCCAAAAGCAATGTTTAACATTTCAACACTTTTGGTACCagttttccctaatttcacataaaatttaatgcaaatatgcTGTTCCAATAAAATgaacatttaaataattttattaaaaagtagcTGGAAGTGTTCGACTGACCTTGACATAACATTGGCTCATGCAAGAACTCCTTGTCTTCGCAACCTGAAGTTTTGTCACAATACTTGATCGCTGCAATAGGATTTTTCATTGTAGATGTATGCAAGTGTACACAACTCCTTTCGCGGAACTGTTGGATTAGACCTTGTATATTATAGATTTATTTGTACTTTGTTTCATTCGTTCAAGTGCAGTATATAGACTTAATCATCAGAGGAATTACTGAAGCTGTTTTATTAAATATGGCCAGCGTGGCCTACAAATATCCTATTGTAGCAACTCCACACTCATGCCCTGTTATGTTGTTTGTCCTTTTTAGTATTAAGATTAACTGatagcattttaaaattatatcttAAAAAAACACACACACAGCCCATGATATTTCGCTTTTCAAATATGATTTCGATGTTAGTGAAACAAAAACcattttcaaatataaaaataattggtaaaaACCAAAAAATAGCTTTTATTATTGCAAGCAAttgtatattttattcatttattaaaGAGTGATGGAAACTGAGTAAGACACTTTGTTTACTTtagattttgtttaaaattggaTGTATTTTCTGCCTCTATATTGTTGACCTTGTAtggaatttttaaaatttgaaaatgttgCAATAATGAAATTGGAGCAAGTTAACCAGGTTTGAGCTATAAAGTGGATGGGATTATTACATTTCGCTAGATTGCGAGTATCCAAACTCAGCAGTCCACAAAATCATCCACAAAGACCTGCTGATGAGCTGTTAGTGCCAAGCAGAGAAATGACAGCAAACATAATAATGCAAC
The genomic region above belongs to Watersipora subatra chromosome 1, tzWatSuba1.1, whole genome shotgun sequence and contains:
- the LOC137406419 gene encoding uncharacterized protein isoform X2, translating into MAAYLGRIVTLSLKNEGGKYCGRLIAHNHVDGKIVLSKVTCITTGKQLPGNQTFFHDEIILDSMVVTDEVNNETAKMDGTSLKEKSKSMVFRGSKCVTKRNMPICPDLQRETFQLATFTEIMQKADNPEEVPEHLVTASVYEALVQLPHKDEWIQKLNKKHRPSRYIVVDKLGECFDEAIYRIKAEEAIGLAFTGMDISRRGKLCWIQVAASDVVYLFDAYTMGHTCIFYGLDSVLTSPSILKVTHDCRYISDLLFHQYNIKMVNIFDTQVAAVIESRTMNGGHYPAYVRSLQSLVEDLLPIEKNEYHVYKIRQAFKDTEEKIWSQRPMHHYLLDSLAKTVSYMLELREILIRRMMNDFYAAIDAYVSIYRDLTDEESRREQPDQHVLPAVFRGFQRRDELRSRRTQSKEGEHMFNSDGLVETVENPSDLYYKRDSIMHSRARNSSQASSSVKSHRQPGASSYVVPVHLQKLLPKPLDSPTIPASSNSESTPLISAPSTSKCATSSRSTFVSTVFNNPAQTDASPVVDSSQHVSAATSSNVTVEETNPSTGLTKDFDKKTNSPVSDQHSCRLNVHQNSDSSRMLGVAGAERTYRVGRGSPISSSPKVPYVQYQRMTQTGIPEDDYDSGVDSGTNPQVYPEHLINTTGCVSGFQNFEKMGHALLSIDTLPEEFDIRAASRQELQLLSKTSSNTNVSSGSKEKASERWNHSLGLNAPNTTLVEQNGADCANDPDIEWDS
- the LOC137406419 gene encoding piRNA biogenesis protein EXD1-like isoform X1; its protein translation is MAAYLGRIVTLSLKNEGGKYCGRLIAHNHVDGKIVLSKVTCITTGKQLPGNQTFFHDEIILDSMVVTDEVNNETAKMDGTSLKEKSKSMVFRGSKCVTKRNMPICPDLQRETFQLATFTEIMQKADNPEEVPEHLVTASVYEALVQLPHKDEWIQKLNKKHRPSRYIVVDKLGECFDEAIYRIKAEEAIGLAFTGMDISRRGKLCWIQVAASDVVYLFDAYTMGHTCIFYGLDSVLTSPSILKVTHDCRYISDLLFHQYNIKMVNIFDTQVAAVIESRTMNGGHYPAYVRSLQSLVEDLLPIEKNEYHVYKIRQAFKDTEEKIWSQRPMHHYLLDSLAKTVSYMLELREILIRRMMNDFYAAIDAYVSIYRDLTDEESRREQPDQHVLPAVFRGFQRRDELRSRRTQSKEGEHMFNSDGLVETVENPSDLYYKRDSIMHSRARNSSQASSSAVKSHRQPGASSYVVPVHLQKLLPKPLDSPTIPASSNSESTPLISAPSTSKCATSSRSTFVSTVFNNPAQTDASPVVDSSQHVSAATSSNVTVEETNPSTGLTKDFDKKTNSPVSDQHSCRLNVHQNSDSSRMLGVAGAERTYRVGRGSPISSSPKVPYVQYQRMTQTGIPEDDYDSGVDSGTNPQVYPEHLINTTGCVSGFQNFEKMGHALLSIDTLPEEFDIRAASRQELQLLSKTSSNTNVSSGSKEKASERWNHSLGLNAPNTTLVEQNGADCANDPDIEWDS